The genomic window TCCCCTCGCATTCCACCGCCAGCGTCGTGCAGGAGAGCACCGCCCGGCCGTCGATGATGACGGTGCAGGAGCCGCAGGCCCCCCGGTCGCACATCTGCTTCGCCCCCGTGAGGCCGAGCTTGTACTGCAGCGTGCGCTGCAGCGTCCAGTGCGGCTCGATCAGGACTTCGCACTCCTTCCCGTTCACCTGGAGTTTCGTCGTCACCGGCATCACCCGCCCGGGATGGGCCGAACCGAAGTGCCCCTGCAAAGCGGAGAAGGTGGCGAAATCGGCGCTGCAGATGGGGCAGCGGAAACTGGTCAGCGTGGTGGGAATCGCCGCCG from Acidobacteriota bacterium includes these protein-coding regions:
- a CDS encoding 2Fe-2S iron-sulfur cluster binding domain-containing protein, with the translated sequence MADERTGKEAGLDRRNFLKSAGVVVTGGTLGAGLTLTTEPAKASAAIPTTLTSFRCPICSADFATFSALQGHFGSAHPGRVMPVTTKLQVNGKECEVLIEPHWTLQRTLQYKLGLTGAKQMCDRGACGSCTVIIDGRAVLSCTTLAVECEG